In a single window of the Mucilaginibacter defluvii genome:
- the mqnE gene encoding aminofutalosine synthase MqnE, translating into MQNSDSLQVLLNDTNLSADLKDIAQKVLNLQRISFDEGVLLYEKAELGYLGTLANYIRNAKHGDKTYFNRNFHIEPTNLCVYDCKFCSYSRLIKQRGEGWEYTMDEMLDIVKKYDNEPVTEVHIVGGVLPQYDLPFYTELFTRIKQHRPDLHVKALTPVEYHYIFKKAKIDYATGMQLMKDAGLESMPGGGAEIFHPEVRDLIAKDKCTGDQWLQIHEEWHKLGMRSNATMLYGHIERYWHRVDHMERLRQLQDKTGGFQTFIPLKFRNQDNQMSDVPESTALEDLRNYAIARIYLDNFDHIKAYWAMISRNTAQLSLNFGVDDIDGTLDDTTKIYSMAGAEEQHPAMSTKELVELIKQVGRHPIERDTLYNVVTDFKDHVFAEEIKPKFYKLPVVN; encoded by the coding sequence ATGCAAAACTCAGATAGTTTACAGGTATTACTGAATGATACTAACTTATCTGCTGATTTAAAAGACATTGCACAAAAGGTACTCAACCTGCAACGCATCAGCTTTGACGAGGGTGTGCTGTTATATGAAAAAGCTGAACTCGGCTATCTTGGCACTTTAGCGAATTATATACGCAACGCCAAACACGGCGATAAAACTTATTTTAACCGTAACTTTCATATTGAGCCCACTAATTTATGTGTGTACGATTGTAAATTCTGCTCTTACTCGCGCCTGATAAAACAGCGTGGCGAGGGGTGGGAGTATACTATGGACGAAATGCTCGACATAGTGAAGAAATACGATAACGAGCCGGTTACCGAAGTACATATAGTAGGCGGTGTATTGCCGCAATATGATCTGCCTTTTTACACCGAACTTTTTACCCGCATCAAGCAGCATCGTCCAGATCTGCATGTAAAGGCCTTAACGCCTGTTGAGTACCATTATATATTCAAAAAAGCTAAAATTGATTACGCCACCGGTATGCAACTGATGAAGGATGCCGGATTGGAATCAATGCCGGGTGGTGGCGCGGAGATATTTCATCCGGAAGTGCGTGACCTGATCGCTAAAGACAAATGTACCGGCGACCAGTGGTTGCAAATACACGAGGAATGGCATAAACTGGGCATGCGCTCAAACGCTACCATGCTGTACGGGCATATTGAAAGGTACTGGCACCGGGTTGACCATATGGAGCGCCTGCGCCAATTACAGGATAAAACTGGCGGTTTCCAAACGTTTATCCCGCTAAAATTCCGCAACCAGGATAACCAGATGTCTGATGTGCCGGAATCAACTGCGCTGGAAGATCTGCGTAATTACGCCATCGCGCGTATTTACCTGGATAATTTTGATCATATAAAGGCTTACTGGGCCATGATCAGCAGGAACACCGCGCAGCTTTCATTGAACTTTGGGGTGGACGATATTGATGGTACACTTGATGATACCACGAAAATATACTCCATGGCTGGTGCAGAAGAGCAGCACCCGGCCATGAGCACTAAGGAGTTGGTCGAGCTGATAAAACAAGTTGGCCGCCACCCAATTGAACGTGATACGTTATACAACGTAGTTACCGATTTTAAAGACCATGTGTTTGCCGAAGAGATCAAACCTAAGTTTTATAAACTCCCGGTGGTTAATTGA
- a CDS encoding histidine phosphatase family protein has protein sequence MIQKTLYIVRHGQTDLNKQGIVQGRGMNTDLNDEGRAQAALFYEAYKQVPFDKIYISELKRTQQSIQKFIDLDIPFEKLAGLDELAWGRLEGQTSTPENKAAFLDLMRNWLDGNLDAKIEGGESPNEVKLRQQEAIKVILSHPEEKNVLVCMHGRAMRLLMCLLTERPLTEMDSFPHQNLVLYKVTYDGQKFEIVDFNNSLHLKQA, from the coding sequence ATGATACAAAAAACACTATACATTGTCCGCCATGGGCAAACCGATCTGAATAAGCAGGGGATTGTGCAGGGGCGGGGGATGAACACTGATTTGAACGACGAAGGACGGGCACAGGCCGCCTTATTTTATGAGGCTTATAAGCAAGTTCCTTTTGATAAGATCTATATTTCTGAACTAAAGCGTACCCAGCAAAGCATCCAAAAATTCATTGATCTGGATATTCCTTTTGAAAAACTTGCCGGATTAGACGAATTGGCCTGGGGCAGGCTGGAAGGCCAGACCAGTACACCCGAAAATAAAGCGGCATTTTTAGACCTGATGCGTAACTGGCTTGACGGTAACCTTGATGCTAAGATAGAGGGCGGTGAAAGCCCTAACGAGGTTAAGTTAAGGCAGCAGGAAGCGATAAAGGTAATCTTATCTCATCCTGAAGAAAAGAATGTTTTAGTATGTATGCACGGCCGGGCCATGCGTTTACTAATGTGTTTGCTAACCGAGCGCCCGCTTACCGAAATGGACAGTTTTCCGCACCAAAATTTGGTGTTGTATAAAGTTACCTATGACGGGCAAAAATTTGAAATTGTTGATTTTAATAATTCCCTGCACTTAAAGCAGGCTTGA
- a CDS encoding menaquinone biosynthesis protein: MKKIRISAVSYTNTTPFIYGIQHTDFVDKIELSLDIPADCAQKLIDDRADIGLIPVAATLNMPEWHIVSDYCIGANGAVASVFIFSNCDIHEVKRVQLDPQSRSSNNLARVLLKNFWKIDPELITDAPDYATPSDPYTAFVQIGDRTFGKAEQYPYAYDLAEEWQKFTGLPFVFAAWIANKPMSADFVKEFNKALKFGLENRLSLFKVLPHRNDFDIEDYLLNKIDYDLTDKKREALFLFLDLIRKLDR; encoded by the coding sequence GTGAAAAAGATTAGAATTTCGGCGGTTAGCTACACTAACACCACGCCTTTTATATATGGTATACAGCATACCGACTTTGTTGATAAAATTGAACTTAGTTTAGATATACCGGCAGATTGTGCCCAAAAGCTGATTGACGACAGAGCGGACATCGGCCTGATACCAGTTGCCGCCACTTTAAATATGCCCGAGTGGCATATCGTGTCCGACTATTGTATTGGCGCCAATGGTGCGGTCGCTTCGGTGTTTATATTCAGCAATTGCGATATACATGAGGTTAAGCGCGTACAGCTTGATCCGCAATCGCGCAGCTCAAATAACCTGGCCCGGGTGCTGCTTAAAAACTTTTGGAAGATCGATCCGGAACTTATTACTGATGCTCCAGATTACGCCACACCTTCAGACCCTTATACGGCATTTGTACAAATAGGCGACCGGACTTTTGGCAAGGCGGAGCAATACCCATACGCGTATGATTTGGCTGAAGAGTGGCAAAAGTTTACGGGCCTGCCGTTTGTGTTCGCCGCCTGGATAGCTAACAAACCCATGTCTGCTGATTTTGTAAAGGAGTTTAACAAGGCTTTAAAGTTCGGTTTAGAAAACAGGCTATCGTTATTTAAAGTGTTGCCTCACCGGAATGACTTTGATATTGAGGATTATTTGTTGAATAAGATAGATTATGATTTGACAGACAAAAAGCGGGAAGCCCTTTTCCTGTTCCTCGATCTTATCCGGAAACTGGATAGATAG
- a CDS encoding sulfate adenylyltransferase subunit 1 yields the protein MDILKFITAGSVDDGKSTLIGRLLYDSEAILADQLEALHASNRKNDDGTIDLAILTDGLKAEREQGITIDVAYKYFNTDKRKFIIADAPGHIQYTRNMVTGASNAGLAIILIDARKGVIEQTIRHSFLVSLLGIPQVVVCVNKMDMLNYDEEAYNKIVGDYEALAKKVELSSVKFIPVSALKGDNIVYKSFNMPWYAGESLLTYLENVDIKVDVKASHARLPVQWVIRPQTDELHDYRGYAGRVASGTFRVNDQVTVLPSGFTSTISKIEQLDREPVEAITGMSVTIHLADDIDISRGDLLVSSAAQPQVAQLIEVDLCWMDTRPLDVTHTYLVQHNSKVTKCRISEVLYKVNINTLEKQYDEEFKLNDIGRIVIKTADPLAFDPYQLNKANGGAIIIDSRTNVTVGALMLRSAVD from the coding sequence ATGGATATTTTAAAGTTTATAACCGCCGGCAGTGTTGATGATGGTAAAAGCACCCTTATCGGCCGCCTGTTGTATGATAGTGAAGCGATCTTAGCCGATCAGCTAGAGGCGCTGCATGCCTCAAACCGTAAAAATGATGATGGTACCATCGATCTGGCCATCCTTACCGACGGCCTTAAAGCCGAGCGAGAGCAAGGCATTACCATTGATGTGGCTTACAAATATTTTAATACCGATAAGCGCAAATTCATCATTGCAGATGCACCCGGCCATATACAATATACCCGTAACATGGTTACAGGCGCAAGCAACGCCGGTTTGGCCATTATCCTGATCGACGCGCGCAAGGGCGTTATCGAGCAAACTATCCGTCACTCTTTCCTGGTATCCTTATTAGGCATTCCGCAGGTGGTGGTTTGTGTAAATAAAATGGATATGCTTAATTATGATGAGGAAGCTTACAATAAGATAGTGGGCGATTATGAAGCTCTTGCGAAAAAAGTTGAATTAAGCAGCGTTAAGTTTATACCTGTCAGCGCTTTAAAAGGTGACAATATTGTTTATAAATCATTTAACATGCCTTGGTATGCGGGTGAAAGCCTGCTTACTTATCTTGAAAACGTAGACATAAAGGTTGATGTAAAAGCGTCACACGCACGCCTGCCGGTGCAGTGGGTTATACGCCCGCAAACTGATGAACTGCATGATTACCGTGGTTATGCAGGACGGGTGGCAAGCGGCACTTTCAGGGTGAATGATCAGGTTACTGTTTTGCCATCAGGCTTTACAAGCACAATTTCAAAAATTGAACAACTGGACAGGGAGCCGGTGGAAGCTATTACGGGCATGTCAGTAACTATACACCTGGCAGACGATATTGATATAAGCCGTGGCGATTTGCTGGTAAGCAGTGCCGCGCAGCCGCAGGTAGCTCAATTAATTGAGGTCGACTTATGCTGGATGGATACCCGGCCGCTGGATGTTACGCATACTTACCTGGTACAGCACAACAGTAAGGTAACAAAATGCCGTATAAGTGAAGTATTGTATAAGGTGAATATCAACACACTTGAAAAACAGTACGACGAAGAATTTAAATTGAATGATATTGGCCGTATTGTTATAAAAACTGCGGATCCTTTAGCTTTCGACCCATATCAACTCAATAAGGCAAACGGCGGTGCCATTATAATTGATAGCCGTACTAATGTAACCGTAGGTGCGCTCATGCTGCGTTCTGCGGTGGATTAG
- the cysD gene encoding sulfate adenylyltransferase subunit CysD yields MSTNNHLDYLDELEAEAIYILREVAGQFEKPALLFSGGKDSITLVRLAEKAFRPGKFPFPLVHIDTGHNFVETIDYRDRMIERLGEKLIIGHVQDSINEGKVVEQKGKNASRNALQTVTLLDTIAKHQFDACIGGARRDEEKARAKERIFSVRDEFGQWDPKRQRPELWNLYNGKIHKGENVRVFPISNWTELDVWNYIRREKIELPSIYFAHERDCITRNGQLMAASPFLNMDEEDVVERRNVRFRTVGDMTCTAAVESYAYHIDDIINEISESKISERGARMDDKVSEAAMEDRKKGGYF; encoded by the coding sequence ATGAGTACTAATAACCACCTGGATTACTTAGATGAGCTTGAAGCAGAAGCGATATACATTCTGCGTGAGGTGGCGGGGCAATTTGAAAAGCCCGCGCTGCTTTTTTCGGGCGGTAAGGATTCTATCACCCTGGTACGATTGGCTGAAAAAGCGTTTCGTCCGGGTAAATTTCCATTTCCGCTGGTACATATCGATACCGGACATAATTTTGTTGAAACCATTGACTACCGCGACCGGATGATTGAACGCCTTGGCGAAAAACTGATCATCGGTCACGTTCAGGATTCGATAAATGAAGGTAAGGTAGTTGAACAAAAAGGCAAAAATGCCAGTCGCAACGCCTTACAAACCGTTACATTGCTTGATACAATTGCCAAACATCAATTTGATGCCTGCATTGGCGGCGCCCGTCGTGATGAGGAGAAAGCCCGCGCTAAAGAGCGTATCTTTTCGGTACGTGATGAATTTGGCCAGTGGGACCCAAAACGCCAACGACCTGAGTTATGGAACCTGTACAACGGTAAAATACACAAAGGCGAAAACGTAAGGGTGTTCCCGATCAGTAACTGGACCGAACTCGATGTTTGGAACTACATCCGTCGCGAAAAGATAGAACTCCCTTCCATATATTTTGCACACGAGCGTGATTGTATCACCCGCAATGGCCAGTTAATGGCTGCCTCTCCTTTCCTCAACATGGATGAAGAGGATGTTGTAGAGCGCAGAAACGTACGTTTTCGTACCGTGGGCGATATGACCTGTACAGCAGCTGTTGAATCATATGCTTATCATATTGATGACATCATCAACGAGATCAGCGAATCAAAAATAAGCGAACGCGGCGCACGTATGGACGACAAGGTATCAGAAGCGGCAATGGAAGACCGCAAGAAAGGAGGCTATTTTTAA
- a CDS encoding phosphoadenylyl-sulfate reductase — protein MSELINYIKEDISGLEPVEALRKLAEQFPGEVVFSTSFGWEDQVITHMIFTNDLPIKIFTLETGRIFPETYYVWNRTMEMYGKPIFAYYPNHSLVEAMVNQKGPSSFYESVENRKECCGIRKIEPLKRALAGNKCWVTGIRADQSANRQHMDNLEWDEVNNILKYHPIYSWALDDVKAYIKRYNVPYNTLHDRGFPSIGCQPCTRAVQEGEDFRAGRWWWEDQSKKECGLHAVK, from the coding sequence ATGAGTGAGTTGATTAATTATATAAAAGAAGATATTAGCGGACTTGAACCTGTGGAGGCGCTGCGCAAATTAGCGGAACAATTCCCGGGAGAGGTGGTTTTTTCAACCAGTTTTGGCTGGGAAGATCAGGTGATTACCCACATGATCTTCACCAATGACCTGCCGATAAAAATATTTACACTTGAAACAGGGCGGATATTCCCTGAAACCTATTACGTTTGGAACCGCACTATGGAAATGTATGGCAAACCGATATTTGCCTACTACCCTAACCATTCACTGGTTGAGGCGATGGTAAACCAAAAAGGACCAAGCAGTTTTTATGAGTCGGTTGAAAACCGTAAGGAATGCTGCGGCATCCGCAAGATAGAACCCTTAAAACGTGCCCTTGCAGGCAACAAATGCTGGGTAACCGGTATCCGTGCCGATCAATCCGCTAACCGTCAGCATATGGATAACCTGGAATGGGACGAGGTTAACAATATACTCAAGTACCATCCTATTTATAGCTGGGCTTTGGATGATGTAAAGGCATACATCAAGCGATACAACGTACCGTACAATACATTGCATGACAGGGGTTTCCCGAGCATTGGCTGCCAGCCATGCACCCGCGCCGTACAAGAGGGCGAAGATTTTCGCGCCGGACGCTGGTGGTGGGAAGATCAAAGTAAGAAAGAATGCGGCCTTCATGCCGTAAAATAA